One segment of Bacteroides caecimuris DNA contains the following:
- a CDS encoding RagB/SusD family nutrient uptake outer membrane protein: MKNIFKLLAFLPLLTACDDLFEPALENNRDLEAMYKEPSYAQGILANAYIILPYETSPTSDLATDDAVTNEISNSYLRMATGSWTANNNPVSQWQNRFNAIQYINLFLENVDKVEWAKDERISTMFLDRLKGEAYGLRALHMYYLLRAHGGKIADGTLMGVPIILKSEGPDADFNHARATYSDCVKQIMEDADKAIELLPLDYKKFEDSEIPEKYKNIGVTNASDYRRVCGEEFRGLMSGRIALAVRAQTALLAASPAFQSGSGMTWEQAADYAAEIVEKANGGGGCGLDANGLEWYTLADNDYGTGGSPAEVIWRSSTDENNTLEAANFPPSLYGNGRVNPTQNLVDAFPMANGYPISETSSEYDAENPYNKRDPRLAKYIVYNGGKQGPNDSEIITGTYGTNTDVVNKESGRSTRTGYYLRKLLRKECNPNPQYNTTKKHYTARIRYTEMFLIYAEAANEAWGPQNSNGHRYSAYDVIKAIRTRAGLGTDNGDAYLESIKNNNDKDKMRELIRNERRIELCFENFRFWDLRRWNVNLTKLNEIALGVEISKSGATMKYTPLEVENRKYEDYMIYGPLPFAEVMKWSNLEQNVGWK; encoded by the coding sequence ATGAAAAATATATTCAAATTATTGGCTTTCTTGCCTCTGCTGACTGCTTGTGACGATTTGTTTGAACCGGCACTAGAGAACAACAGAGATCTTGAGGCTATGTATAAAGAACCGAGCTATGCGCAGGGTATACTTGCGAACGCTTATATTATACTTCCTTACGAAACTTCACCTACAAGTGATTTGGCTACGGATGATGCTGTGACTAATGAGATTTCCAATAGCTATCTGCGAATGGCTACAGGTTCCTGGACTGCCAATAATAATCCGGTTTCCCAATGGCAGAATCGTTTCAATGCTATCCAGTATATCAATCTTTTTCTGGAGAATGTAGATAAGGTAGAATGGGCGAAAGACGAACGTATCTCTACCATGTTTCTTGATCGTTTGAAAGGAGAGGCTTATGGGTTGCGTGCACTGCATATGTATTATTTGTTACGTGCACATGGTGGTAAGATTGCTGACGGCACGTTAATGGGAGTACCTATTATTTTGAAATCGGAAGGACCGGATGCGGATTTTAATCATGCTCGTGCCACTTATTCCGATTGCGTGAAGCAAATAATGGAAGATGCTGATAAGGCTATCGAATTATTGCCGCTCGATTATAAGAAATTTGAAGATAGTGAGATACCGGAAAAATATAAGAATATTGGTGTGACGAATGCCAGTGATTATCGGCGTGTTTGTGGTGAAGAATTTAGAGGGTTGATGAGCGGACGGATTGCATTGGCTGTTCGTGCACAAACAGCTTTGCTGGCTGCCAGCCCGGCATTTCAAAGCGGGTCGGGGATGACTTGGGAACAAGCTGCCGATTATGCTGCTGAAATTGTAGAAAAAGCGAACGGTGGCGGAGGCTGCGGACTGGATGCAAATGGATTGGAGTGGTATACACTTGCGGATAATGATTATGGAACAGGCGGCAGCCCTGCCGAAGTTATCTGGCGCAGTAGCACAGATGAAAATAATACATTGGAAGCTGCTAATTTTCCACCGTCACTTTACGGAAACGGCCGTGTCAATCCCACCCAGAATTTGGTGGATGCTTTTCCTATGGCGAACGGTTATCCTATTTCTGAGACATCATCAGAGTATGATGCAGAGAATCCGTACAATAAACGTGACCCTCGGTTGGCAAAATACATTGTTTACAATGGCGGCAAGCAAGGACCTAATGACTCGGAAATCATTACGGGAACTTACGGAACGAATACGGATGTAGTAAATAAGGAGAGTGGAAGGTCTACTCGCACCGGTTATTATTTGAGGAAACTGTTGCGTAAAGAGTGTAACCCTAATCCGCAGTATAACACAACGAAGAAGCATTATACGGCACGTATCCGTTATACAGAGATGTTCCTCATTTATGCCGAGGCGGCTAATGAGGCTTGGGGACCACAGAATAGTAATGGACATCGATATAGTGCTTATGACGTAATCAAAGCCATTCGTACACGTGCCGGATTAGGTACAGATAATGGGGATGCCTATTTGGAGAGCATAAAGAATAATAATGATAAAGACAAGATGCGTGAACTTATCCGTAATGAGCGCCGCATCGAACTCTGTTTCGAGAATTTCCGTTTCTGGGATTTACGTCGCTGGAATGTCAATTTGACCAAGCTGAATGAAATAGCTTTAGGTGTGGAAATAAGCAAGAGCGGTGCTACGATGAAGTACACTCCGCTTGAGGTAGAAAATAGAAAGTATGAGGATTATATGATCTACGGACCACTACCTTTTGCTGAAGTTATGAAATGGAGCAATCTGGAGCAGAATGTCGGTTGGAAATAA
- a CDS encoding RagB/SusD family nutrient uptake outer membrane protein, whose amino-acid sequence MRKIYRTLLCGGLLFLSLGFSSCEDYLDKEADSTVSEEEAFKNFRNFQGFIEEIYNCIPDKEKNNYTTSWNWGDDEIFNPEGDSHMTHQVDLGNFRAWSTNNQCWLYRNGSDPTATYHPNDDGNAKFKHSLWPHAWYCIRKANIGIANLERLREATDEEKKLIAGQLYFFRAWWHFEMMQYFGGLPYIDRVLSATEKMSLPRLSYQECADKAAVDFRMAADLLPINWDNTTVGKQTAGKNDLRINKIMALGYLGKNYLWAASPLMEHGAQLGGSNTYNYNTEYAKKAAEAFGELLTLVESGQTQYALAQFNYSDIYNHTKSASASNSYSEIFYTTGQNWKMPGTTEAIFRGPSEDFNGSNWNMTKLWGPKIYGLVEHDNIIHQPTANYVNLYGMKNGLPLSEDETKSGFSKNYPFRNRDARFYHDIVFDGFQYVNAAIPEQDKEFLRYCTLYTGGAMRAVANASRTGYFIQKLVPHQANKYDGLYNWSGNLHTYLPYMRLADIYLMYAEACAAVDGASGKSTNFSKTAEDAINTLRKRAGVGPVGGGEPEDEKGTLCPEYISNPQKFMDEVRRERAVELSFEGFRFNDLQRWLLLTEAPYTIKTSQEFERVENEDFYKNNDPAEAEVRNFREVTILKRVFGTKHYWFPLLDNDVYLYAEFPQNPGW is encoded by the coding sequence ATGAGAAAAATATATAGAACTCTTTTATGTGGTGGCTTATTGTTCCTTTCGTTGGGATTTTCATCTTGTGAGGACTATTTGGACAAGGAAGCCGACTCTACTGTTTCAGAAGAAGAAGCATTTAAGAACTTTAGGAATTTTCAGGGTTTCATCGAAGAAATATACAACTGTATTCCGGATAAGGAGAAGAACAATTACACTACTTCATGGAACTGGGGAGATGATGAAATATTCAACCCGGAAGGGGACAGCCACATGACGCATCAGGTTGATTTGGGTAATTTCCGTGCATGGTCTACCAATAATCAATGCTGGCTTTATCGTAACGGCAGTGACCCGACGGCTACTTATCATCCGAACGATGACGGCAATGCCAAGTTTAAACATTCACTGTGGCCGCATGCCTGGTATTGCATACGTAAGGCTAACATTGGTATCGCTAATCTGGAAAGGTTGAGGGAAGCTACGGATGAGGAGAAAAAACTGATTGCCGGCCAACTTTACTTTTTCCGCGCATGGTGGCACTTTGAAATGATGCAATATTTTGGCGGATTGCCCTATATCGATAGAGTCTTATCTGCTACAGAGAAAATGTCTTTGCCACGTCTGAGTTATCAGGAATGTGCTGATAAAGCGGCAGTCGATTTCCGTATGGCAGCGGATTTGCTTCCTATTAATTGGGACAACACGACTGTCGGCAAACAAACTGCGGGTAAGAATGATTTGCGTATCAACAAGATTATGGCATTAGGCTATCTGGGCAAGAACTATCTTTGGGCTGCCAGTCCTTTGATGGAGCATGGTGCGCAGCTAGGTGGAAGCAATACTTACAATTACAATACTGAATATGCAAAAAAAGCTGCAGAGGCATTCGGGGAGTTACTGACACTTGTCGAAAGCGGACAGACGCAATATGCATTGGCACAGTTTAACTATAGTGATATTTACAATCATACCAAATCGGCATCTGCCTCTAATAGTTATTCTGAAATATTCTATACTACCGGTCAGAACTGGAAAATGCCGGGTACTACAGAAGCTATTTTCCGTGGTCCGTCCGAAGACTTCAACGGTAGTAACTGGAATATGACTAAATTGTGGGGACCTAAGATTTATGGTTTGGTTGAGCATGATAATATCATTCATCAACCTACTGCCAACTATGTGAATTTGTATGGTATGAAAAACGGTTTGCCATTGAGCGAAGATGAAACAAAATCCGGTTTTAGTAAGAATTACCCATTTAGAAATCGCGATGCGCGTTTTTATCATGACATAGTGTTTGATGGATTCCAATATGTCAATGCTGCTATTCCTGAGCAAGACAAGGAATTCCTGCGCTATTGTACCTTGTATACGGGCGGAGCTATGAGAGCTGTGGCAAATGCCAGCCGTACTGGTTATTTCATTCAGAAATTAGTGCCGCATCAGGCTAATAAATATGATGGGCTTTACAACTGGTCGGGCAACCTGCATACTTACTTGCCTTATATGCGTTTGGCTGATATTTATTTGATGTATGCCGAGGCTTGTGCGGCAGTAGATGGCGCTTCAGGTAAATCTACGAATTTTAGTAAAACGGCCGAAGATGCGATCAATACTTTGCGTAAACGTGCAGGAGTGGGTCCTGTTGGTGGTGGAGAACCGGAAGATGAAAAAGGAACTCTTTGTCCGGAGTATATTTCCAATCCCCAGAAGTTTATGGATGAGGTTCGTCGTGAACGTGCTGTCGAGTTGTCTTTCGAAGGTTTCCGCTTCAACGATTTGCAACGTTGGTTGCTGCTGACCGAAGCCCCTTATACTATAAAGACTTCACAAGAATTCGAACGGGTTGAAAATGAAGACTTTTATAAGAATAATGATCCGGCAGAGGCAGAGGTGAGAAACTTCCGTGAAGTGACTATCTTGAAACGAGTATTTGGAACGAAGCATTATTGGTTCCCCTTATTGGATAATGATGTATACCTATATGCTGAATTCCCGCAAAACCCGGGATGGTAA
- a CDS encoding SusC/RagA family TonB-linked outer membrane protein: MKHIYRRFILSAMLVFPAAISVGAQELTGDNASSLQNDSLVQVAFRKVSQNDLLGGTSVVNVEELTKKNYDTWSLAGMQGYVGGYNGNSLWGMDDKLILVDGVPRNIDYISPTEISQITFLKGAQAVVLYGSRAAKGVIMITTKRGRNTDLQVDVRANTGFYIAKSYPEYLGSAEYMTLYNEARANDGLGALYSAEDIYHYGSGENPYRYANVNMYSPDYIKKAYNRSDVTAEISGGNHRAHFYTNINYVRSNDVFKLGEAKHNGTSGLNIRGNVDLTLNDFITAYVNAKVSLYSRRSANGSYYWSAASTFRPNRISPLIPLSYIDAKAVSAWDLVANSNNIIDGKYFLAGTQSDMTNVFGDYYASGYSKATDRSFQFDAGVNIGLDKLLKGLSFHTRFSVDYSTAYTTSYNNSYATYAPSWSNNGGKDIIVGLTKYNEDKKSGVQNISGSKDNQTVLFSGQFDYKNTFNDDHHVSAMLIASGYQQSYSGEYHKTSNVNLGIQAGYNFRNKYYADFGGAVIHSAKLAPGHRNAFSPSLTLGWRLSNESFLEDSPIVDDLVLSASGSILNTDLGIDNYYMYDGYYNQSDGAWWGWRESVSLHSTNSKQGANEDLSFIKRKEFSVNLKTSLWNQMITADASFFVNSIEGKLVTSTTKYPEYFFTYYPTASFRPYINYDNDRRMGFDFNVNYNKRFGKVDFTAGVTGTYYTTKATKRDELYQDKYQYRKGYAIDGLWGLQCLGFFKDEQDIIDSPEQRLGGTVRPGDLKYVDQNNDGVIDDKDQVYLARGGWYGAPLALGINLTAKWKGLTFFVLGTGEFGGHAMKNNESYYWISGEDKYSAVVRGRWTPETAATATYPRLTTESGTNNFYSSDFWMYKTDAFRLSKVQVTYDLPSKWFKNSFVHGVSAYISGSDLLTISKERKALELNVGSSPQCRFYNLGVTATF, translated from the coding sequence ATGAAACATATATATCGAAGATTCATTCTTAGTGCGATGCTTGTTTTTCCGGCTGCGATTTCTGTCGGTGCGCAAGAGTTGACAGGGGATAATGCCAGTTCGCTACAAAACGACTCGTTGGTACAGGTAGCATTCCGAAAGGTTTCTCAGAATGATTTATTAGGCGGCACCTCAGTAGTAAATGTAGAGGAATTGACGAAGAAAAATTACGATACATGGAGCCTGGCAGGTATGCAGGGATATGTCGGTGGTTACAATGGAAACTCATTGTGGGGAATGGATGACAAGTTGATATTAGTGGACGGAGTACCTCGTAATATTGATTATATTTCTCCTACGGAAATCAGCCAGATCACTTTTTTGAAAGGTGCGCAAGCTGTGGTGCTCTACGGTAGTCGTGCAGCCAAAGGGGTAATTATGATTACAACTAAAAGAGGTCGGAATACAGACCTTCAAGTAGATGTACGTGCCAATACTGGATTTTATATAGCAAAGAGTTATCCCGAATATTTAGGCTCAGCCGAATACATGACTCTTTATAATGAAGCACGTGCCAATGACGGACTCGGGGCTCTTTATAGCGCGGAAGATATTTATCATTATGGTTCAGGTGAGAACCCTTACCGTTATGCCAATGTGAATATGTATTCACCGGACTATATCAAGAAAGCGTATAATCGTTCGGATGTTACGGCTGAAATCTCAGGTGGCAATCACCGTGCGCATTTTTATACGAATATAAATTATGTCCGTTCTAATGATGTTTTCAAATTGGGTGAAGCGAAACATAACGGTACCAGCGGTTTGAACATTCGCGGTAACGTAGACTTGACATTGAATGACTTTATCACAGCTTATGTGAATGCTAAGGTCTCTTTATATTCACGTCGCAGTGCCAATGGCTCTTATTATTGGAGTGCGGCATCTACATTCCGTCCCAATCGTATTTCTCCGTTGATTCCGTTGAGCTATATTGATGCAAAGGCTGTCAGCGCATGGGATTTGGTAGCGAATAGCAATAATATAATTGATGGAAAATACTTTCTGGCAGGAACACAATCTGATATGACAAATGTCTTTGGCGATTATTATGCTTCAGGTTATAGTAAGGCGACAGATCGTTCGTTCCAGTTTGATGCCGGAGTAAACATTGGTTTGGACAAGCTTTTGAAAGGACTCTCTTTTCACACTCGGTTTTCTGTAGATTACTCTACTGCATATACTACTTCTTATAATAACAGCTATGCTACCTATGCTCCTTCCTGGTCTAATAATGGTGGTAAAGACATTATTGTGGGTCTGACAAAATACAATGAGGACAAGAAGTCCGGTGTGCAGAATATCAGTGGAAGTAAGGATAACCAGACGGTTTTATTCTCCGGTCAGTTCGATTACAAGAATACTTTTAATGATGATCATCATGTATCAGCCATGTTAATAGCCTCCGGTTATCAACAAAGTTATTCAGGAGAATACCACAAGACAAGCAATGTTAATCTGGGCATACAGGCAGGATATAACTTCCGCAATAAATATTATGCGGATTTTGGTGGAGCTGTTATACATTCGGCAAAATTAGCTCCGGGACATCGTAATGCTTTCTCACCTTCTTTGACATTAGGATGGAGATTATCTAACGAAAGCTTCCTTGAAGACTCTCCGATAGTAGACGATTTGGTGTTGAGCGCGTCCGGTAGTATCTTGAATACGGATTTGGGAATTGACAATTACTATATGTATGATGGTTATTATAACCAGTCGGACGGAGCATGGTGGGGATGGCGCGAAAGTGTATCACTTCACTCAACTAACTCCAAACAAGGTGCGAATGAGGACTTGAGTTTTATCAAGAGGAAAGAATTCTCTGTTAATCTGAAAACTTCTTTGTGGAACCAGATGATAACAGCGGATGCCTCATTTTTTGTTAACTCTATTGAAGGTAAATTGGTGACTTCCACAACTAAGTATCCGGAGTACTTCTTTACTTATTATCCGACCGCTTCGTTTCGGCCGTACATCAACTATGATAATGATCGCCGCATGGGATTTGATTTTAACGTAAACTACAACAAACGTTTTGGCAAAGTTGATTTTACTGCAGGTGTTACCGGAACTTATTACACTACGAAAGCTACCAAGCGGGATGAATTGTATCAGGATAAATACCAATATCGAAAAGGATATGCAATTGACGGTCTTTGGGGATTGCAGTGTCTTGGATTCTTCAAGGATGAACAGGACATTATAGATTCTCCTGAACAGCGTCTTGGCGGTACAGTAAGACCGGGTGATTTGAAGTATGTAGATCAGAATAATGATGGTGTAATTGATGATAAAGACCAAGTTTATCTGGCTCGTGGCGGTTGGTATGGAGCTCCCTTGGCGTTGGGTATAAACTTGACTGCTAAATGGAAAGGATTAACTTTCTTTGTATTGGGTACAGGTGAGTTTGGCGGACATGCCATGAAAAACAACGAGTCTTATTATTGGATATCCGGTGAGGATAAATACTCGGCAGTAGTCCGGGGGCGTTGGACACCGGAAACGGCAGCAACAGCTACTTATCCGCGTCTGACTACAGAAAGTGGAACTAATAACTTTTATTCTTCCGACTTCTGGATGTACAAGACGGATGCTTTCCGTCTGTCAAAAGTACAGGTCACGTATGACCTACCTTCCAAGTGGTTTAAGAATAGTTTTGTTCATGGAGTATCCGCATATATCAGCGGTTCTGATTTGCTCACAATATCCAAGGAACGCAAGGCGTTGGAATTGAATGTTGGCTCCAGCCCGCAATGCCGCTTCTATAATTTGGGTGTGACTGCCACTTTCTAA
- a CDS encoding DUF5627 domain-containing protein: MKLSKLIFAISVGAFVSWTMTSCENQDNEFPDYEGGTSVYFASQYPVRTLVMGEDEYDTTLDNAHKCKINATMGGVYANKKNITIDIEVDNTLCDNLYYSWTSASDNVPVKAMPSNYYTLSDNKITLNNVLMNGVEVSFTDAFFADPEALTSTYVIPLVMTGVTNADRILNGTLSEGAEAVRCNSSVWLVQPQDYVLYCVKYINKWTGKYLRHGVDKVTENGETTVNDRRNEYVEDDEICQTTTKSLTETILTVTTNLGTADNPRNIDYQLLLTFNGDECAVSGLGGITATGTGKFVQDGEKNSWGNKDRDAIYLEYTVDFGNGLKFETEDTLVAHSRGVEREDFTPVYVKN, from the coding sequence ATGAAATTATCAAAATTAATATTTGCCATATCAGTAGGAGCCTTTGTTTCATGGACAATGACATCCTGTGAAAATCAAGATAATGAATTTCCCGATTATGAGGGCGGCACTTCTGTCTACTTTGCATCCCAATATCCGGTGAGAACGTTGGTCATGGGGGAAGACGAGTATGATACGACGCTGGACAATGCTCATAAATGTAAGATTAATGCCACTATGGGTGGTGTTTATGCCAATAAAAAAAATATCACGATAGACATTGAAGTAGACAATACCTTGTGTGATAATCTTTATTATTCGTGGACTTCGGCATCTGATAACGTGCCGGTAAAAGCTATGCCTTCCAACTACTATACATTATCCGATAATAAGATAACCTTGAATAATGTATTAATGAATGGTGTGGAAGTCTCGTTTACTGATGCTTTCTTTGCTGATCCCGAAGCGTTGACCTCTACCTATGTCATTCCTTTGGTGATGACAGGTGTGACGAATGCCGACCGTATCTTGAATGGTACTTTGTCCGAAGGAGCGGAAGCTGTCAGATGCAATTCGTCTGTGTGGTTGGTGCAACCGCAGGATTATGTACTTTATTGTGTGAAATACATCAATAAGTGGACTGGTAAGTATCTGCGTCACGGGGTGGACAAAGTGACTGAAAACGGAGAAACTACCGTTAATGATCGTCGTAACGAGTATGTTGAAGATGATGAAATCTGTCAGACAACAACAAAATCCTTGACTGAAACCATTCTTACGGTTACTACCAATTTGGGGACAGCGGACAATCCGCGTAACATCGACTATCAGCTGCTGTTGACTTTCAATGGCGATGAATGTGCGGTTTCTGGATTGGGTGGCATTACAGCTACAGGTACAGGCAAATTCGTTCAGGACGGCGAGAAGAATAGTTGGGGCAATAAAGATCGTGATGCCATTTATTTGGAGTATACTGTTGATTTCGGTAACGGATTGAAGTTTGAAACGGAAGATACATTGGTTGCGCATAGCCGTGGTGTGGAAAGAGAAGACTTTACACCCGTTTATGTGAAGAATTAA
- a CDS encoding SusC/RagA family TonB-linked outer membrane protein: protein MVMKNVTKKIQKIPYLFLLMLFSFVTASAQKGITVRGTVLDGHGETIIGASVILKGNNSVGTITDIDGNFVLTVPNEKSVLVVSYVGMKPQEVKVVSKGLIKVTLEDDTQQLEEVVVVGYGQQKKASVVGAITQTTGKVLERAAGISDIGAALTGNLPGVITTQSSGMPGEEEPKITIRGSSSWNNSDPLVLVDGIERPMSSVDIASVQSISVLKDASATAVYGVKGANGVILVTTKRGTEGAAQINVSANATMKVPSKLPNKLDSYDALMARNMAIEHELSLYPDSWSYIKPQAIINKYRNPANLEQAERYPNVDWQDVLFKDYAMSYNANVNVGGGTRFVKYFASVDYVHEGDLFEVFDNGRDYNSGYGYDRINVRSNLDFQITKSTVFKVNVAGSNGYKKTPYNNSNYDSSADWSIAQQWAGAYNIAPDVFLPKYSDGSWGYYPNISNVTNSAENISLGGTMTTTTTQITTDFALEQDLSFITKGLTARAMVSWDNTFVEWKRGINDLFNDAQRKWINPDTGEVSYKKSYDNNTGFDFMQGVMWNTEGGEVKNWATQRNLNYQAQLNWARNFGKHNVTLMGLFSRQETATGSEIPHYREDWAFRTTYNWADRYFIEYNGAYNGSEKFSKENRFAFFNSGAIGWMVSEEPFMKFLKDRRILDMLKLRASYGEIGDDNVSTRWLYMNQWAYDGTSSLDVDRGVSPYTWFRESAVGNSDVHWEKVKKVNFGIDYSFLDGLFAGSVEIFRDKRTDILVGGSDRAIPSYFGATAVTANLGKVKTKGYELELRFNKTFSNDMRVWANMSMTHAENKILEKDDAPLLAGYQKVAGYAIGQNKAFIDKGYLNSYDDVIGSPQHDTNNSSRLPGDYYIVDFNGDGIVDSKDQAPYGYSDTPQNTYNATLGFEWKGFSAFVQFYGVNNVTRVVQLTSFGSQMNTVYDQGSWWSEAGDAADVVTPRWLSKVSSYSNGTQYYYDGSYIRLKNAEIAYTFTDAWVRKLGVKNLKIYLNGNNLWVWSKMPDDRESNFAGSGNQGAYPTVKRFNLGVKFTL from the coding sequence ATGGTAATGAAAAATGTAACGAAGAAAATTCAAAAAATTCCTTACCTGTTTCTCCTTATGTTGTTTAGTTTTGTAACAGCATCAGCACAGAAAGGGATAACGGTGAGGGGAACGGTTCTTGATGGTCATGGTGAGACAATCATTGGAGCCTCGGTAATTTTAAAAGGTAATAATTCAGTAGGTACAATCACAGATATAGATGGCAATTTTGTATTGACTGTGCCCAATGAAAAGTCCGTCCTTGTTGTTTCGTATGTAGGAATGAAACCGCAGGAGGTAAAAGTGGTTTCCAAAGGTCTTATTAAAGTAACATTGGAAGATGACACCCAGCAACTGGAAGAAGTCGTTGTGGTGGGTTACGGACAACAAAAGAAAGCGAGTGTGGTAGGTGCTATTACGCAGACCACTGGAAAAGTGTTGGAACGGGCAGCCGGTATTTCTGATATTGGTGCGGCGTTAACCGGCAACCTGCCGGGGGTTATTACTACTCAAAGTTCCGGTATGCCGGGCGAAGAGGAACCTAAAATCACAATTCGCGGTTCTAGTTCTTGGAATAATAGTGACCCGTTGGTGCTGGTAGATGGTATAGAACGTCCGATGAGCAGTGTAGACATTGCCTCCGTACAATCTATTTCTGTTTTGAAGGATGCTTCTGCAACAGCTGTCTATGGTGTGAAAGGTGCGAATGGTGTTATTTTGGTGACAACAAAACGTGGAACCGAAGGTGCTGCCCAAATTAACGTATCAGCCAATGCCACGATGAAGGTACCTTCCAAGCTTCCCAACAAGTTGGATTCTTATGATGCATTAATGGCGCGTAATATGGCTATTGAGCATGAGTTGAGCCTGTATCCGGATTCATGGTCGTATATAAAGCCGCAGGCAATTATTAATAAGTATCGTAATCCGGCAAATCTGGAACAAGCGGAACGTTATCCGAATGTGGACTGGCAAGATGTATTGTTTAAAGACTATGCGATGTCCTACAATGCAAATGTGAATGTTGGTGGTGGTACCCGCTTTGTTAAATATTTCGCTTCTGTGGATTATGTACATGAAGGTGACTTGTTTGAAGTGTTTGATAACGGGCGTGACTATAATTCCGGTTATGGGTATGACCGTATTAATGTGCGTAGTAATCTGGATTTCCAAATAACCAAGAGTACTGTTTTTAAGGTAAATGTGGCAGGTTCTAATGGGTATAAGAAAACTCCTTATAATAATTCCAATTATGATAGTTCGGCTGACTGGTCGATTGCCCAGCAGTGGGCGGGGGCGTATAATATTGCTCCGGATGTGTTCCTTCCCAAATATTCAGATGGTTCGTGGGGATATTATCCGAATATTTCGAATGTAACCAATTCAGCGGAAAATATTTCATTGGGGGGTACGATGACTACCACTACTACGCAGATTACGACTGACTTTGCATTGGAACAGGATTTGAGTTTTATCACCAAAGGTTTGACTGCGAGAGCTATGGTTTCTTGGGATAATACTTTCGTTGAATGGAAGCGTGGTATCAACGATTTATTTAACGATGCACAACGTAAATGGATTAATCCGGATACGGGTGAGGTCAGCTATAAAAAATCGTATGATAACAATACCGGTTTTGATTTTATGCAGGGCGTAATGTGGAACACAGAAGGTGGTGAGGTTAAGAATTGGGCAACACAGCGTAATCTTAATTATCAGGCACAACTAAACTGGGCCCGTAACTTTGGAAAACATAATGTCACCCTTATGGGGCTGTTTAGCCGTCAGGAAACTGCTACTGGTAGTGAAATTCCTCACTATCGTGAGGACTGGGCATTCCGCACAACTTATAATTGGGCTGACCGGTATTTTATTGAATACAATGGCGCTTATAACGGTTCGGAGAAATTCAGCAAGGAAAATCGTTTTGCCTTTTTTAATTCGGGCGCTATCGGTTGGATGGTTAGTGAGGAACCGTTTATGAAGTTCTTGAAAGACCGCAGAATTCTGGATATGTTAAAACTTCGCGCTTCTTATGGTGAGATTGGTGATGATAACGTAAGCACACGCTGGTTATATATGAACCAATGGGCTTATGATGGAACTTCGTCTTTGGATGTAGATCGCGGCGTAAGTCCATATACATGGTTTCGTGAGTCGGCAGTAGGTAATTCTGACGTGCATTGGGAGAAAGTAAAGAAAGTGAATTTTGGTATTGATTACTCGTTTTTGGATGGTTTATTTGCTGGTAGCGTGGAAATCTTCCGCGACAAACGTACTGATATTTTGGTTGGCGGTAGTGATCGGGCTATTCCTTCTTATTTTGGTGCCACGGCAGTTACTGCCAATTTGGGTAAGGTTAAAACTAAAGGTTATGAGTTGGAACTTCGCTTTAATAAGACGTTCTCCAACGATATGCGCGTTTGGGCTAATATGAGTATGACCCATGCGGAAAATAAGATACTCGAAAAAGATGATGCTCCATTGTTGGCTGGTTATCAAAAGGTGGCAGGTTATGCCATCGGTCAGAATAAGGCATTTATCGATAAGGGATATTTGAATTCTTATGATGACGTGATTGGTAGCCCGCAGCATGATACAAACAATTCATCACGTCTCCCCGGTGACTATTACATCGTTGATTTCAATGGTGACGGTATAGTCGACAGCAAAGACCAGGCTCCTTATGGTTATTCTGATACTCCACAGAATACATATAATGCCACTCTTGGCTTTGAATGGAAGGGTTTTAGTGCTTTCGTTCAGTTCTATGGTGTAAATAATGTGACTCGTGTTGTTCAATTGACCAGTTTTGGTAGTCAGATGAATACGGTGTATGATCAGGGTAGTTGGTGGTCTGAGGCTGGTGATGCGGCAGATGTAGTAACTCCGCGCTGGTTGTCGAAGGTGAGTAGTTACAGCAATGGTACACAATACTATTATGACGGTTCCTACATTCGTCTGAAAAATGCAGAAATTGCCTATACCTTTACAGATGCTTGGGTACGAAAACTTGGGGTGAAGAATTTGAAGATTTACTTGAATGGAAACAACTTGTGGGTGTGGTCTAAGATGCCGGACGACCGTGAATCGAATTTTGCAGGTTCGGGCAATCAAGGAGCGTATCCTACGGTGAAACGTTTCAACTTAGGCGTTAAATTTACATTATAA